One Terriglobia bacterium genomic window, GTGCAGATAGAACAAGCCCCGTTCAATCTGTGACTCGCAGTCACGGAATGCCTCGGCAAGATTTTCCAGCAGGTCAGTGGCGAGCACGGTGTTTTCATGGAGAATATCGCGGGAAAGGTCGCCTGTGAGCCCGTGCAGATAAACAGCGGCGGCAACGTGCAGGTCGTGAAGAAAAGCGGATGAGGTCTCTCTTCGCCTGGCCAGCGCCGCGCCAATGATGCCGGAAAGAACGTCACCCGCCCCACCTTTGGCCATGGCGGGATTGCCTGTCATGTTGATCCAGGTTTCTCCTGATGCGCCAGAGATGATCGTTCTCCATCCCTTAAGCACCGCGCAGGAGCCGGTCTCACGCGAGATGTGGCGGGCAACTCCAACCCTGTCTGCCTGGACATCTTTGATCGTGGTTCCGGTCAGCCGCGCAGCCTCTCCGGGATGGGGCGTGAGGACGCGGAAGGGCGCTGCGTCACCGCGCGGCTTCAGTTCGCCATAATGTCCGGCGAATGCATTCAGGCCGTCGGCATCGAGGACTAGCGGCAGCCGACAACCAGCCACGAGATTCCGCACATACTCTGCTGTCTGATGATTGCCCGATATCCCTGGACCGAGAACAATAGCGTCTTTCCCAGCCAGGAGCGAATCCATTTTCCCGGCTGCATCGAGGGCAATCGTGCCGCTATCTGTTTCTGGCAGGCCTTCCGTCATGAGTTCTGGAGCAAAGCCGGCAACGGTCTGCTGAATTGATTCTGGGCACGCGACAGTCACCAGGCCCGCTCCGGCGCATAGCGCCGCCATTCCCGCAAGGCCGGCGGCCCCGGCCTTGCCGCGCGAACCTGCAATCACCAACACGTGCCCAAAATCCCCTTTGTGTGAGTCGCCGGTTCGCGGAGGAAATGTGATTCCCACTTCCTGGGCGGTGACGACCTCCAATCTTGTTTGGTTGGAAACGAGTGCGGGCTGTACGCCCAGTTCGCTCACCGCGACGGGACCTGAGGTCAACTCACCGAAAACATG contains:
- a CDS encoding NAD(P)H-hydrate dehydratase gives rise to the protein MRILTCDEVRQAALQVASGPQVSTLLLKQRAGYAAAQFCLAHFKFRSVCVVCGESEIGGAGLAAAQALSRVSEDVFVMLLATALGELNPDAQALSSQLAAGPIWLGDEAGFESEAVQQALAADLIIDAIAGCGSPLPLDGLALRAVRAINDVSGTVVSLDLPAGVDGDGKAPMLENASDLVFAHGIVTFVAPKPAHVFGELTSGPVAVSELGVQPALVSNQTRLEVVTAQEVGITFPPRTGDSHKGDFGHVLVIAGSRGKAGAAGLAGMAALCAGAGLVTVACPESIQQTVAGFAPELMTEGLPETDSGTIALDAAGKMDSLLAGKDAIVLGPGISGNHQTAEYVRNLVAGCRLPLVLDADGLNAFAGHYGELKPRGDAAPFRVLTPHPGEAARLTGTTIKDVQADRVGVARHISRETGSCAVLKGWRTIISGASGETWINMTGNPAMAKGGAGDVLSGIIGAALARRRETSSAFLHDLHVAAAVYLHGLTGDLSRDILHENTVLATDLLENLAEAFRDCESQIERGLFYLHK